In one window of Hyalangium ruber DNA:
- a CDS encoding LacI family DNA-binding transcriptional regulator: MDGDGRGPSEVTLEEVARRAGVSPSTVSRILNGTARVRESKRKAVERAIAELDYHPNVMARGLAGGRSMSIGVVTQDISSPFYNETLKGIEDSISVAGYAPLFVSGHWNRAKEAERMALLVARRVDGIIVLTGILDDATLLTYAQRMPIVITGRSLRAPNLYSIQLGNEQAAYEATRHLIELGHSRIAHIGGPEDNVDAQERLAGFRRALAEANLPMEDRLLAVGDFHEASGLLALNQLLDTRLNFTALFVANDQMAYGARLALYRKGIRVPEDVSLIGFDDLPGSLYSTPPLTTVRQPVYDLGKAAGGAMLQLIQGRPVSEVVIPSLPLELIARESTQRRRGQSY; encoded by the coding sequence ATGGATGGTGATGGTCGAGGTCCCTCTGAGGTGACCCTGGAGGAAGTGGCCCGTCGTGCCGGCGTCTCGCCGAGTACCGTGTCGCGCATCCTCAATGGCACGGCCCGTGTGCGGGAGAGCAAGCGCAAGGCGGTCGAGCGCGCCATCGCCGAGCTCGACTACCACCCCAACGTCATGGCCCGAGGCCTGGCGGGTGGGCGCTCCATGTCCATCGGGGTCGTCACCCAGGACATCTCCAGCCCCTTCTACAACGAGACCCTCAAGGGCATCGAGGACAGCATCTCCGTGGCCGGCTATGCGCCGCTCTTCGTGAGCGGCCACTGGAACCGGGCCAAGGAGGCCGAGCGCATGGCGCTGCTCGTGGCGCGCCGCGTCGACGGCATCATCGTGCTCACCGGCATTCTCGATGACGCCACCCTGCTGACCTACGCGCAGCGCATGCCGATCGTCATCACCGGCCGCAGCCTGCGAGCGCCCAACCTCTACAGCATCCAGCTCGGCAACGAGCAGGCCGCCTACGAGGCCACCCGCCACCTCATCGAGCTGGGCCACAGCCGCATCGCCCACATCGGCGGGCCGGAGGACAATGTCGATGCCCAGGAGCGCCTGGCCGGCTTCCGGCGCGCGCTGGCCGAAGCCAACCTGCCGATGGAGGATCGCCTGCTCGCCGTGGGCGACTTCCATGAGGCCAGTGGCCTGCTGGCGCTGAACCAGCTGCTGGACACGCGCCTGAACTTCACGGCCCTGTTCGTGGCCAACGACCAGATGGCCTACGGCGCCCGGCTGGCCCTGTACCGCAAGGGGATCCGCGTCCCGGAGGACGTGTCCCTGATTGGCTTCGACGACCTGCCGGGCTCGCTGTACTCCACCCCGCCGCTCACCACCGTGCGCCAGCCCGTGTACGACCTGGGGAAGGCGGCCGGAGGGGCCATGCTCCAGCTCATCCAGGGCCGGCCCGTCTCCGAGGTCGTCATCCCCTCTCTGCCGCTGGAACTCATCGCCCGCGAGTCGACCCAGCGGCGGCGCGGTCAGTCCTACTGA